One stretch of Leadbetterella byssophila DSM 17132 DNA includes these proteins:
- a CDS encoding sensor histidine kinase produces MRLSPRWISLLISLSISVITVVFLQFVPGADRTMMFITGSTSFLIAYLLVYYVIDVLVFQEVNKIYHSLRELKDAEISKKSIIKSVNPLKKLKNEISHYVSKKEEEIDTLKKMETFRREFLADVSHDLKTPIFAAQGFIHTLLDGAIEDPEVSHKFLKKAAKSLDGLEVLVKDILILTQVESGDIRMHFEPIDLKEVVEEVFEQLESKAKKRDIRLYIKTKDPLLVNADRLRISQVLTNLVSNGITYGKPGGKVTVTIKGTEVKVADNGIGISEEHLPRVFERFYRVDKSRSRAVGGTGLGLAIVKHILNAHDASIDVISKLGEGTTFTFTLSKPENSL; encoded by the coding sequence TTTTTCTACAGTTCGTTCCGGGAGCAGACCGCACCATGATGTTTATCACAGGCTCCACTTCATTTTTGATAGCCTACCTTCTGGTGTACTACGTCATTGATGTACTGGTTTTCCAAGAGGTGAATAAGATCTATCATAGCCTTCGCGAATTAAAAGACGCAGAAATATCAAAAAAGAGCATCATTAAAAGTGTCAATCCTTTAAAGAAGTTAAAGAATGAGATTTCCCATTATGTTTCAAAAAAGGAGGAAGAAATTGACACCTTGAAAAAGATGGAAACCTTTAGGCGGGAGTTCCTCGCTGACGTTTCTCACGACTTAAAAACACCCATCTTTGCGGCACAAGGCTTTATACATACACTCTTAGATGGTGCCATCGAAGATCCGGAGGTGTCTCACAAATTCCTAAAAAAGGCTGCAAAATCCTTAGACGGGTTAGAAGTTTTAGTAAAAGATATCCTCATCTTAACGCAAGTGGAATCAGGAGATATCCGCATGCATTTTGAGCCTATTGATCTAAAGGAGGTGGTCGAAGAGGTATTTGAACAATTAGAAAGCAAGGCTAAAAAAAGAGACATCCGTTTATATATAAAAACTAAAGACCCACTGCTTGTCAATGCTGACCGACTACGAATCTCCCAAGTCCTTACTAATCTGGTCTCCAACGGAATAACCTATGGAAAACCAGGTGGAAAGGTTACTGTAACCATTAAAGGTACCGAGGTCAAAGTCGCTGATAATGGCATAGGCATTTCTGAAGAGCACCTACCGAGAGTTTTTGAAAGGTTTTACAGGGTTGACAAAAGTAGATCACGTGCGGTAGGTGGAACCGGCCTCGGATTAGCCATTGTAAAGCATATCCTTAATGCTCATGATGCCTCTATAGATGTTATATCAAAATTAGGAGAGGGTACTACCTTTACCTTTACGCTATCAAAGCCTGAAAATTCTTTGTAA
- a CDS encoding RluA family pseudouridine synthase: protein MDLSKFKKAPKNLDIKDLVIFENEHYVVINKPPFVPSLDERTADKSLSILKLAREAYGDIQLCHRLDKETSGALVLAKNPEAYRNLAMQFEHREVQKEYHAVVNGAHDFDSIGVFLPIAILKDGTAVRIDRQKGKLAETIFFTLQKFQRHTLVRCVPITGRMHQIRVHLQCLNAPIVCDPTYGGDYIFLSQIKRKFNLKAESEELPLIKRVALHAHKIHFRDVDGTVLSITAPYPNDFEVLVNQLVKFSS from the coding sequence TTGGATTTAAGCAAATTTAAAAAGGCTCCAAAAAATCTGGACATAAAAGACTTGGTCATCTTTGAAAATGAGCACTACGTGGTAATCAATAAACCACCATTTGTACCTTCTTTAGATGAACGTACCGCTGACAAAAGTCTAAGCATCTTAAAACTTGCCAGAGAAGCCTATGGAGACATCCAGCTTTGCCACAGACTAGACAAAGAAACCTCAGGAGCCTTAGTTCTAGCAAAAAATCCGGAAGCGTATAGAAATCTTGCTATGCAGTTTGAGCATAGAGAAGTTCAAAAGGAATACCACGCTGTAGTAAACGGCGCACATGATTTTGATAGCATCGGGGTATTTTTACCCATAGCCATACTTAAGGACGGGACAGCGGTAAGAATAGACAGACAAAAAGGGAAATTAGCAGAAACTATCTTTTTTACTTTGCAAAAGTTCCAAAGACATACCCTAGTACGCTGCGTACCCATCACAGGTAGAATGCACCAAATCAGGGTTCATTTGCAATGCCTAAACGCCCCTATAGTTTGCGACCCCACCTATGGCGGAGACTATATTTTCCTCTCACAAATCAAAAGAAAATTCAACTTGAAAGCAGAATCAGAAGAACTTCCTTTGATCAAACGAGTGGCCCTTCATGCACATAAGATCCATTTTAGAGATGTGGATGGAACGGTGTTAAGCATCACCGCACCTTATCCGAATGACTTTGAAGTTCTGGTTAACCAATTGGTTAAATTCTCTTCTTAA